The following coding sequences are from one Streptomyces sp. NBC_01232 window:
- a CDS encoding SMC family ATPase gives MRLHRLAVTAFGPFAEPQEIDFDALSGAGIFLLHGPTGAGKTSVLDAVCYALYGSVPGPRQAPGTSLRSDHAADRTPTEVTLELTAGGRRLEITRRPEQERLKKRGTGTTRDKAQSRLREHTGEGWEPLSRSHQEIGEEIEQLLGMSREQFCQVVLLPQGEFARFLRADEAARGRLLGRLFDTRRFAAVEALLGERRRAAEAKVRAGDEKVLHTAQRLAQAAGDSADLRAWPMPRHQPGDPGLGEAVRAWAAVARCAARERLDVTEYALAAVESRHAAARRAAEDARELDRLQRRHAETVRRAARLAEAAPERDRVRGLLDRARRGALVAPALELRGAASAAHLAAAHAEASARAQLPPTLKEAGTEQLADVEQRLREALGALAAAQRTEQRCAEIGRERANLERESRAAEEQHRESAEWLERWEATRTALQERADSAQQAATLAEQLAGRLEPARMQLNSARRRDELDAGAERAAGELLTLREESAAARERWLELKEARLRGIAAELAEALVAGEACTVCGSAEHPAPARPAPGHVDRAAEDTSHALFERAEQARAAVERRLAAAQEARAEAAAAAGDATTAELLALTADLSARHAAAHAAAAGLHAAREQLARAESEHAARSADRQGAETRAAARASRREALDREQAGLEAELALVRDGAPTVAARARTLDDRVRMVSGAAASLRRAESTAARLKEADDQLADAAFKAGFDTVEAAADAVLPEYERTALQHRLDAWQTEEALLADRRDETGTAEAAALPPAAPDAAEAYAASAAAKLRTAGSAADAARVRCTELDRLSRQADQELRALGPLREAYDRVARLAGLTAGTSADNERKMRLEAYVLAARLEQVAAAATVRLLRMSGGRYTLVHSDARASGRGRSGLGLHVVDAWTGSERDTATLSGGETFFASLALALGLADVVTDEAGGMRLDTLFIDEGFGSLDDQALDEVLDVLDSLRERDRSVGIVSHVADLRTRVQAQLEIVKQRGGSVVRHRTAALTD, from the coding sequence ATGAGGCTGCACCGGCTCGCCGTCACCGCCTTCGGTCCCTTCGCCGAACCCCAGGAGATCGACTTCGACGCCCTGTCCGGCGCAGGGATCTTCCTGCTCCACGGGCCCACCGGCGCCGGGAAGACCTCCGTACTCGACGCCGTCTGCTACGCCCTCTACGGTTCCGTCCCCGGCCCCCGCCAGGCCCCCGGCACCAGCCTTCGCAGCGACCACGCCGCCGACCGCACCCCGACCGAGGTCACCCTCGAACTCACCGCGGGCGGCCGCCGCCTGGAGATCACCCGGCGCCCCGAACAGGAGCGCTTGAAGAAGCGCGGCACCGGTACCACCAGGGACAAGGCCCAGAGCCGGCTGCGCGAGCACACCGGCGAGGGCTGGGAACCGCTCAGCCGCTCCCACCAGGAGATCGGCGAGGAGATCGAGCAGCTGCTCGGCATGAGCCGCGAGCAGTTCTGCCAGGTCGTGCTCCTGCCACAGGGGGAGTTCGCGCGGTTCCTGCGCGCCGACGAGGCCGCCCGCGGCCGCCTGCTCGGCCGGCTCTTCGACACCCGCCGCTTCGCCGCCGTCGAAGCCCTGCTCGGCGAACGCCGCCGGGCCGCCGAGGCGAAGGTCCGGGCCGGCGACGAGAAGGTGCTCCACACCGCCCAGCGGCTCGCCCAGGCCGCCGGGGACAGCGCCGACCTGCGGGCCTGGCCGATGCCCCGGCACCAGCCGGGCGACCCCGGGCTCGGCGAGGCCGTCCGCGCCTGGGCGGCCGTCGCCCGCTGCGCGGCCCGCGAGCGACTCGACGTCACCGAGTACGCGCTGGCCGCCGTCGAGAGCCGGCACGCCGCCGCCCGGCGGGCCGCCGAGGACGCCCGCGAGCTCGACCGGCTCCAGCGCCGGCACGCGGAGACCGTCCGCCGGGCCGCCCGGCTCGCCGAGGCCGCCCCCGAGCGGGACCGCGTGCGCGGCCTCCTCGACCGGGCCCGGCGGGGCGCCCTGGTCGCCCCCGCCCTGGAGCTCCGCGGCGCGGCCTCGGCCGCCCACCTCGCCGCCGCACACGCCGAGGCCTCCGCCCGTGCACAGCTCCCGCCCACGCTGAAGGAAGCGGGAACCGAGCAGCTGGCCGACGTCGAGCAGCGGCTGCGCGAAGCCCTGGGCGCACTGGCCGCCGCCCAGCGGACCGAGCAGCGCTGCGCCGAGATCGGCCGCGAGCGCGCCAACCTGGAACGGGAGTCCCGGGCCGCCGAGGAGCAGCACCGGGAGTCCGCCGAGTGGCTCGAGCGCTGGGAGGCGACCCGGACGGCGCTGCAGGAGCGGGCGGACTCCGCGCAGCAGGCCGCTACGCTGGCCGAGCAGCTCGCGGGCCGGCTGGAACCCGCCCGCATGCAGCTGAACTCCGCCCGCCGGCGCGACGAGCTCGACGCCGGCGCCGAGCGCGCCGCGGGCGAACTGCTCACCCTGCGCGAGGAGTCGGCCGCCGCCAGGGAACGCTGGCTGGAGCTCAAGGAAGCCCGGCTGCGCGGAATCGCCGCCGAGCTCGCCGAGGCACTGGTGGCGGGGGAGGCCTGCACCGTGTGCGGGTCCGCGGAGCACCCCGCTCCGGCCCGCCCGGCCCCCGGCCACGTGGACCGCGCGGCCGAGGACACCTCCCACGCCCTCTTCGAACGGGCCGAGCAGGCCCGGGCCGCCGTCGAGCGGCGGCTCGCCGCCGCGCAGGAGGCCCGCGCCGAGGCCGCGGCCGCCGCCGGGGACGCCACCACCGCCGAACTCCTGGCCCTGACCGCGGACCTGAGTGCCCGCCACGCCGCCGCCCACGCCGCGGCCGCCGGACTGCACGCGGCCCGCGAGCAGCTCGCCAGGGCCGAGTCGGAGCACGCCGCGCGCAGCGCCGACCGGCAGGGCGCCGAGACCCGGGCCGCCGCCCGGGCCTCCCGGCGCGAGGCCCTCGACCGCGAACAGGCCGGACTGGAGGCCGAACTCGCCCTCGTACGGGACGGCGCGCCCACCGTCGCGGCCCGCGCCCGCACCCTGGACGACCGGGTCCGGATGGTCTCCGGCGCGGCCGCCTCGCTGCGCCGGGCCGAGAGCACCGCCGCCCGGCTGAAGGAGGCCGACGACCAGCTCGCCGACGCCGCCTTCAAGGCCGGCTTCGACACCGTCGAGGCCGCCGCCGACGCGGTGCTCCCGGAGTACGAACGCACTGCGCTCCAACACCGGCTGGACGCCTGGCAGACGGAGGAGGCCCTGCTGGCGGACCGCCGCGACGAGACCGGCACCGCCGAGGCGGCAGCCCTGCCTCCGGCCGCGCCGGATGCGGCCGAGGCGTACGCGGCCTCGGCCGCGGCGAAGCTTCGTACAGCAGGGTCGGCGGCCGACGCGGCCCGGGTGCGCTGCACGGAGCTCGACCGGCTCTCCCGGCAGGCCGACCAGGAACTGCGCGCGCTCGGCCCGCTGCGGGAGGCCTACGACCGGGTCGCGCGGCTCGCCGGACTCACCGCGGGCACCTCCGCCGACAACGAGCGCAAGATGCGCCTGGAGGCCTACGTGCTGGCCGCCCGCCTGGAGCAGGTGGCCGCCGCCGCGACGGTACGGCTGCTGCGGATGTCCGGCGGCCGCTACACCCTCGTCCACTCCGACGCGCGGGCGAGCGGGCGGGGCCGCTCCGGCCTCGGGCTGCACGTGGTCGACGCCTGGACGGGCAGCGAGCGGGACACCGCCACCCTGTCGGGCGGCGAGACCTTCTTCGCCTCGCTCGCCCTGGCGCTCGGCCTCGCCGATGTGGTGACCGACGAGGCCGGCGGGATGCGCCTCGACACGCTCTTCATCGACGAGGGCTTCGGCAGCCTCGACGACCAGGCCCTGGACGAGGTGCTCGACGTCCTGGACTCGCTGCGCGAGCGGGACCGCAGTGTCGGCATCGTCAGCCACGTCGCCGACCTGCGCACCCGGGTCCAGGCCCAGCTGGAGATCGTCAAGCAGCGCGGCGGCTCCGTGGTGCGCCACCGGACGGCGGCGCTCACGGACTGA
- a CDS encoding exonuclease SbcCD subunit D — protein MKFLHTSDWHLGRAFHRVNMLGAQAVFIDHLIETVRTHEVDAVLVAGDIYDRAVPPLPAVELYDRALHRLADLGVPTVMISGNHDSARRLGVGAGLIDRAGIHLRTDPAGCADPVVLADVHGDVALYGLPYLEPALVKDQFGAEKVSHEAVLGAAMDRIRADLATRAPGTRSIVLAHAFVTGGQASDSERDITVGGVDAVPASVFDGVDYAALGHLHGSQTIGERVRYSGSPLAYSFSEAAHRKSMWLIELGADGEIIRSERLDTPVPRTLARLRGRLEDLLEDPAHQVHEDAWVEATLTDPVRPDDPMARLAARFPHTLTLAFDPEGRREETGASYAQRLKGRSDQEIAEDFVAHVRGGGHADEAERAVLQGAFDDVRADDSHRETHR, from the coding sequence GTGAAATTCCTGCACACCTCCGACTGGCACCTCGGCCGGGCCTTCCACCGGGTCAACATGCTCGGCGCCCAGGCGGTCTTCATCGACCACCTCATCGAGACCGTGCGCACGCACGAGGTCGACGCCGTCCTCGTCGCCGGTGACATCTACGACCGGGCCGTGCCCCCGCTGCCCGCCGTCGAGCTGTACGACCGGGCCCTGCACCGCCTCGCCGACCTCGGCGTGCCCACGGTGATGATCTCCGGCAATCACGACTCCGCGCGCCGCCTCGGCGTCGGCGCCGGGCTGATCGACCGGGCCGGGATCCACCTGCGCACCGATCCGGCCGGCTGCGCCGACCCCGTCGTACTGGCCGACGTACACGGCGACGTGGCGCTGTACGGCCTGCCGTACCTGGAGCCGGCCCTGGTCAAGGACCAGTTCGGTGCGGAGAAGGTGAGCCACGAGGCGGTACTCGGTGCCGCCATGGACCGGATCCGGGCCGACCTGGCCACCCGCGCGCCCGGCACCCGTTCGATCGTCCTCGCGCACGCCTTCGTCACGGGCGGACAGGCCAGCGACAGCGAGCGCGACATCACCGTCGGCGGGGTCGACGCCGTACCCGCCTCCGTCTTCGACGGCGTGGACTACGCCGCCCTCGGCCACCTCCACGGCAGCCAGACCATCGGCGAACGGGTCCGCTACTCCGGTTCCCCGCTCGCCTACTCCTTCTCCGAGGCCGCCCACCGCAAGAGCATGTGGCTGATCGAGCTGGGTGCGGACGGAGAGATCATCCGCTCCGAGCGCCTCGACACCCCCGTCCCGCGCACCCTCGCCCGGCTGCGCGGACGGCTGGAGGACCTGCTGGAGGATCCGGCCCACCAGGTGCACGAGGACGCCTGGGTCGAGGCCACCCTCACCGACCCCGTCCGCCCGGACGACCCCATGGCCCGGCTCGCCGCCCGCTTCCCGCACACCCTCACCCTCGCCTTCGACCCCGAGGGCCGCCGGGAGGAGACCGGCGCCTCCTACGCCCAGCGGCTCAAGGGCCGCAGCGACCAGGAGATCGCCGAGGACTTCGTCGCCCACGTGCGCGGCGGCGGCCACGCCGACGAGGCCGAACGGGCCGTCCTCCAGGGCGCCTTCGACGACGTGCGGGCCGACGACAGCCACCGGGAGACCCACCGATGA